A stretch of DNA from Rheinheimera sp. MMS21-TC3:
CATAATTCTGCCCAATACCTGGGAGCAACTAACCTTAATGGCGAGCATGGCATTATCTACAGCTATACTGGATATTGCCGCACTAGGCTTTCTAGGCTTAGGTGCTCAATCACCTACTGCAGAATGGGGTACTATGATTGCCGACTCTTTAGATCTTATTTATTTAGCACCAACTAGTATTGCTATCCCTGGGTTATTGATTTTTTTGGCCGTATTATCGGTTAACTTAGTCGGTGATGGATTACGCAGCGCAATTATTAAACGGCGAGAAGGCTAATGTTGTTACTGGACATCAAAAATCTAACTATAGAGCTTAATACGCCAGATGGCTTAATTCGTGCTGTTGATAAAGTTAACTTTAGTTTACGCGAAGGAGAAACCCGCGGCTTAGTAGGTGAGTCAGGCTCTGGCAAAAGTTTAATAGCTAAAGCAATAGTTGGCGTGTTGAATCAGCGCTGGCAAGTCACTGCGGATAGGTTTCATTGGGCCGGACAGGACTTACTGCGTATGAGCTCGGCTCAGCAAAGAAAAATTATTGGCCGTGATGTGGCCATGATCTATCAAGAGCCAAGTTTAAGTTTAGACCCTACCGATGTTATTATTGATCAGCTAGAAGAAGCTATTCCAAATCATCAATTAGAAGGCCCCTGGTGGCGTAGGCGCTATCAGCGCCGTCGTAAAGCAATAGCGTTACTACATAAAGTAGGCATTAGCGACCATAAGGCCATTATTCATAGTTATCCATATCAGTTATCTGAAGGGATTTGTCAAAAAGTAACTATAGCTATGGCCATAGCAAAAAGCCCTAAACTCTTAATCGCGGATGAGCCAACTACCGCCTTAGAAAGCGCTACTCAGGCGCAATTATTTAGGTTATTAGCTAGCATTAATCAACTTAAAGGCACGGCCATATTATTGATTAGCCACGAACTTGAAAGCATTGCTCGCTACACCCAAAGTTTAAGTGTGCTCTATTGTGGTCAATTAGTTGAAGCTGGCGAAACCGCCACTATTATTAAACAACCTATGCACCCTTACACTCATGCTTTAATCAAAAGTGCGCCTGAGTTTCAGCCTGAGCTAACGGCTAAAAGTCCTTTATATGCCCTACCTGGCAGCATACCATTATTACAGAACTTACCTATAGGCTGCCGCTTAGGCCCTCGTTGCCCTAATGCCCGCAAAGAGTGCGTAAAAACACCTAAGTTAGAACGGTTACACAACCACTATTATAGTTGTCATTTTCCGCTAATTAAAAAAGAAACTTTATGACTGCATTATTAGAAGTTCGCAATTTATCCAAAACCTACCACAATTCTAAAGGTTTATTTGGTCGCCAAGCGGTCCACGCTCTAACTGATATAAATTTTATCTTAGATGCAGGAAAAACCTTAGCCATTGTTGGCCAAACCGGCTCTGGTAAAAGTACCTTAGCTAAGTTATTAGTAGGTATAGAAAAGCCCGATACAGGTGATATAGTGCTTGCGGGTGAAAAGGTAAAAATTAACAACTTTCGCCAATATAATCATGTGATCAGGTTTATTTTTCAAGATGCTGAACGCTCACTCAATCCACATCAAAAAATAGGCCAAATGCTGGATGATGTCTTACGCTTTAGTACTATATTAAATCTGGAACAACGGCAGAAAAGAATTCAAGAAACATTAAAACAACTAGGTCTATTAGATGACCATGCAGATTTCTATCCACACATGTTTTCAGGCGGGCAAATTCAACGTGTAGCGCTCGCTAGAGCCTTAATCCTTAACCCAAAGCTTCTTGTATTAGATGAAGCTCTAACAGCCTTAGACCCTTCGCTAAGGGCTCAAATTGTCAACCTGCTGCTCGAACTACAACAAACTACCGGCTTAGCCTATTTGCTAATCACTAACCATTTACGTTTGATTAAGCATATTGCCGATGACTTATTAGTATTAGAACAAGGTAAAGTAGTAGACTACGCAGATACTATGACTGTATTTAACCAACCGCAATCTGACTATAGCAAAAAGCTTATTAACAGCACCCAAGCTTAACAAATTATGCCTCTTATTATACCCCATAAAAAAACGCCGTGTTATTAACACGGCGTTGTAAAGTCAATAACAGATACAGGCAATTACATTGAGCTATCGTTAGTTTGTGTTGCCCGTAAATTGCGAGTAATCTCAGCTTGTGCTCTTAAAGACGCTAACACTGCAGCATAAGACTGCTGGGCATTCTGCTCAGCTAGCCGCTCTAATTGCTCAGCATTTGGCACCACAGTAATATCAGCATCTTTTACTGCGACTACAGATACCAAGGCAACATCACCATTGGCTAGCTCAACCATATCTACGGCTGGCTGGCTATCGATAGGCTTAGCCATTGCAAAAGCTTTAGCCCGAATTTGGCCATCTAAAGTGCCGCCAAAGCGTGGCGTACCCATTGCTTGCTCTAGGGTTAAATTAGATGCTGCTATAAATTGTGCAAAACTGACTTCAGCATCAGTAGACTGCTTAAAGTTAGCTAATAGCTCTTGCCCTTTAGCTTTGGCTAATGACGCTGCTTGCTCTGCCTTAACTGCAGCTTCAACAGAAGCTTTAACTTCATCTAAACCTTGAGTTCTCGCTGGCTCTGATTGCTTAACTCTCACTACTATCACGTGCTGCTTGTCTAATTCAATAACATCACTATTAATTTTGTCTGCTATAAAATCAGCATCAAATATTTTAGCCATGACAACAGGCGCATTTAAAGGTGCAGAAGCGTTAGTGCGACTAAATAAAGGCGTTGCAACAACTTTTGCATCAATAGCTAAAGCAGCATCCTCTAATGAATCATAGACTTCAAAACTTACTTCAGCTAAACGTTGCTTTGCATCATAAAACTCAGTTGCTGCTTGGTCTTCTTGTAAACGCTGTGCAATTTCTGCCGATACTTCGGCTAAATCTTGCTGTTGCGCTGCCTCTAGCTTAATGAGTTTAATAATATGATAACCATAAGCTGTTTTTACCACAGGACTTAACTGCTCTTCAGCTGTTAGGGCAAAAGCTGCGGTTTCAAAGTCTTCGTCCATATCACCAAGAGCCAACCAATCTAACTCGCCGCCGTTTTCTGCAGAAAATGTATCTGCAGACTCAGTTTGTGCTAATTTAGCAAAGTCAGCACCGGCTTGTAATTGCGCTAGCAATTGTTTAGCTTTTGCTTCAACTTCAGCATCAGCTTCTTCCGATTCCAACATGATATGAGCAACTTTACGGCGTTCTTTACTTGAGTATAAGGCTTTATTGTCATTATAAAACTGCTGTATTTGCTGCTCAGTAATTGTAATATTTTTGGCTAAGGTTTCGGCCGACAACTCAACATATTCTACCGCAACTTTTTGCTCTGTTTGATACTGGGCTATATGCGTAGTGTAATAATCCTCTAGCATTTGCTGAGTTAAGTTAACATCGGCAGCAAAATTTGCTGCCGCAATACGCGCATATTCAACATCGCGGCTTTGTTGTTGCAACTTCATTAATTGTTGCATGTCATTAACAGTGGCAAAATCACTGCCTAATACACCTATTAATAATTGATTACGCGACATCTGTTCACGCATTAGTTCTCGAAATTGTTCAGGCTGATAACCAGACTGACGTAATAAGGCAATATAACGGTCATTATTAAATTGACCATCAATTTGAAACTCTACCATGTCACGAATAGCGTCGCGGATTTGTTCATCGCTGACCCGCAGGCCAAGTTTTGTAGCAAATTGCTGCTGTAAACGTTCATCGATTAAACGCTCTAACACTTCACTACGAAAGTTATTCATATAAGCTGGATCGGCCGCTAGCGTAGCGTACATTTCACCAAACTGCTGTTGCAAACGTGTACGTTCATTTTGAAACGCTTGATCAAATTCTGCTTTGGATATTTTATCACCATTTACAGTGGCAACATTGACTTCTGCAGGAGAACTTAAATAACTACCCACACCTGCTAGGGCAAATGTCAGAATTACCAAACCTAAGATGGTTTTAGCAAATATCCCCTGCGATCCTTCTCTAATTTTTTCTAACATCTTAGTACAATCTCTTTATTCAACTTAGCGCCTGGGAAACAACATCAATAGTTAGTTGTTGCCGTAAAAAAAAACGCATCTTAACAGATGCGCTTTTTTTAGAGAAGCCTTTACAAGGCTACGGTTGTTTTATCCTAACACCCGCAATATCATTTCCAGTTTATCTTTAAAATTCATCTGCGGTTTTAAAATTAAACTTCCAATCAATAATAAGTGTTTAATCACTTAAATGATTAATTAACTGCATCTTTTAATGCTTTACCTGGCTTGAATGCTGGAATCTTAGCTGCAGCGATTTCGATAGTTGCACCCGTTTGTGGGTTACGACCTGTACGAGCTGCGCGGTCACGCACACTGTAGGTACCAAAACCAACTAATGCTACTGAATCGCCTTCTTTAAGAGCTTCGGTAACCGCATCAATGAACGAATCTAAAGCACGACCCGCTGATGCCTTAGAAATGTCTGCACCAGCAGCAATTTTGTCGATAAGTTGAGACTTGTTCACAATATCATCCCCTTCAATTGTTATTATTTTCAACAGCTACACTTTACTAACCTTGTAAGTGCGTTTCATTGTTATAACAAGCAACTTAGTTGCTTGCAAGCAAAAGAAACAGTAAAGCTAGTTTTAATTGCTTTGACTCTAGCCCTTGTCTGATAAGGGCTACGCCGAAAGTGCACATAACTTATCACAGCTTAAGAGAATTAAAAGCCCCCTAAACCGGATTTTTTTCAGTTTTTTTAGCTTTTGCTGCTTTTTTTAGCGGTTTTTCGACAGAAACACGCGCTGTTGGCTCTTGTAAGGCTAATTCTAATACTTCATCTATCCATTTTACTGGGCAAATTTCAATATCAGCTTTAACATTTGCTGGGATATCTTTTAAGTCACGAACGTTATCATGTGGAATTAATACCCGCTTAATTCCCCCTCTATGTGCAGCTAAAAGCTTTTCTTTCAGGCCACCTATGGCTAGTACTTCACCTCGTAAGGTAATTTCGCCTGTCATAGCAACATCAGCTCGTACTGGGTTACCGGTTAAGCTTGAAACTAACGCTGTCACCATACCTATACCTGCACTTGGGCCATCTTTTGGCGTAGCACCTTCTGGTACGTGAACATGAATATCACGTTTTTCGTAAAAGTCTTCGTTAATACGTAAGCCTTCAGCTCGACTACGAACAACCGTCATGGCTGCTTGGATAGATTCTTTCATGACATCACCTAGCGAGCCGGTAAAGGTAAGTTTACCTTTACCCATCACAGAGGCAGCTTCTATCGTTAGCAAGTCTCCACCTACTTCAGTCCAAGCTAAACCTGTTACTTGACCTATACGGTTACTGTCTTCAGCTTTACCATAATCGAACCGTTGTACGCCTAAATACTCTTCTAGATTGTCGTTATTAATGACAACTTGCTTAATTTTTTTATTTAATAAAATCTCTTTTACTGCTTTGCGGCACAGTTTTGAAATTTCTCGCTCTAAGTTTCGGACACCTGCTTCACGAGTGTAATACCGAATAATGCCAATAATAGCGCTATCTTCAATAACAATTTCACTTTCTTTTAAACCATTACGACTGATTTGCTTTGAAATTAAATGTTGCTTAGCAATATTAAGTTTTTCATCTTCGGTATAACCCGCTAAACGGATAACTTCCATTCTATCAAGTAAAGCCGCCGGAATATTTAGGCTGTTTGATGTTGCAAAAAACATAACATCAGATAAATCATAATCAACTTCAAGATAGTGATCACTAAAACTAGTATTTTGTTCAGGATCTAATACCTCTAGCAAAGCTGATGCAGGATCTCCTCGAAAGTTCGAAGCCATCTTATCAATCTCATCTAACAAAAATAATGGGTTACGCACCCCTACTTTTGCCATTTTCTGGATAATCTTACCCGGCATTGACCCTATGTAAGTGCGTCTATGGCCACGTATTTCCGCTTCGTCTCTAACACCACCCAATGCCATACGTACATACTTACGGCCAGTAGCTTTAGCCACAGACTGCCCTAGAGAGGTCTTACCAACACCTGGTGGGCCCACTAAACATAAAATTGGGCCTTTAAGTTTATTAACCCGTTGCTGCACCGCTAAATACTCAACAATGCGCTCTTTTACTTTTTCTAAACCATAGTGATCGGCATTTAATATCTTTTCTGCGGCGGCTAAGTCTTTTTTAACTTTGCTGCGATTTTTCCATGGCACATTGGTTAGCCACTCGATATAGCTTCGTACCACTGTCGCTTCTGCTGACATCGGCGACATCATTTTTAACTTTTGCAGTTCTGCTTTGGCTTTATCTGCCGCTTCTGCTGGCATTTTCACATCAGCTATTTTTTTTGCTAAAGCTTCAAATTCATCTGGTGAATCTTCAAGATCACCCAACTCACGCTGGATAGCCTTCATTTGCTCATTTAAATAGTACTCGCGTTGACTTTTCTCCATTTGCTTTTTGACTCGACTACGAATACGTCGTTCAACTTGCAAAATATCAATTTCGCTTTCCATCATCGCCATTAAAAACTCAAGCCGTGCTGTTACATCTAATAGCTCAAGTACTTTTTGTTTATCTTCAACCTTTAATGGCATATGCGCAGCCATAGTGTCGGCTAAACGGGCTAAGTCTTCTATACCACTTAACGCCGTTAATACTTCAGGTGGTATTTTTTTATTTAATTTAATGTACCCTTCAAACTGATTAATAGCTGAGCGTAAAAATACTTCTTGCTCACGCTCTTCAGGTTCAGCTGTAACAATAACATCAATATTGGCGGCAAAAGTATCGTCAGTTTCAGTAAAGTCAGCGATACGAGCACGACGACTACCCTCAACTAACACTTTAACCGTACCATCAGGCAACTTTAACAACTGTAAGATTGTTGCAACTGTACCTATTTCATATAGGTCCTCAACACTAGGATCATCTAAAGTCGCATCTTTTTGAGCAACTAAGAATATTTGTTTATCATTATCCATAGCGGCATCAAGGCATTTGATTGACTTTGCTCGTCCAACAAAAAGTGGGATCACCATATGGGGATAGACGACAACGTCTCGCAGCGCCAATACTGGCATATGCAAACGTTCAGCTTGTTCTACTGTCATTGATTCTCTCTCGAAATTAATTATTGCTGGCGCGAAACTTCTAGCTGCCGCGAAACATGTATAAGTATATGGGGTTCATTTAGCGAACTTCAATTAGCAATACGAAAAAGGAGCTTATTCAGCTCCTTTTTTTTTATTTTTTGTTTCTTTTTTATACTTATTTCTATGATTCAGCAGTTACAGGATCTTTGGCTTGATAAATCAGAATAGGCTCACTCTCGCCTCGAATGACCGTTTCATCAATCACTACTTTGGAAACATTTTCCAACGAAGGTAGTTCGTACATGGTATCCAATAATACCGCTTCAACTATAGAACGTAAGCCCCGAGCACCTGTTTTGCGCTCCATTGCTTTATTAGCAATGGCTTTTAACGCATCATCACGAAACTCAAGTTCAACATCTTCCATTGCAAATAAAGCTGAAAACTGCTTAACCAAGGCGTTTTTAGGCTGACTTAAAATCTGTATTAGCGCATCCGCATCTAATTCAGTTAATGTTGCAACTACAGGTAAACGGCCTATAAACTCTGGAATTAAACCGTATTTTACTAAGTCTTCTGGCTCTACATCACGAAATGATTCACTAATAGAACGGGTACTTTCTTTACTGCGCACTTCAGCACCAAAACCAATACCTGCACCTTTAGCACAACGCTGCTCTATCACTTTATCTAAGCCTGCAAAAGCACCACCACATATAAATAAGATTTTAGAGGTATCTACCTGTAAAAACTCTTGTTGTGGATGCTTACGACCACCTTGCGGCGGAACTGAGGCAATAGTGCCTTCAATTAGCTTCAATAATGCTTGTTGAACCCCTTCACCTGACACATCACGGGTAATAGATGGATTATCAGACTTACGTGAAATTTTATCTATTTCATCAATGTAAACAATGCCACGCTGAGCTTTTTCTACATCGTAATCACATTTTTGTAGTAATTTTTGAATAATATTTTCAACGTCTTCACCCACATAACCTGCTTCAGTTAATGTGGTTGCATCTGCCATTGTAAAAGGCACATCTAATAAGCGCGCTAAGGTTTCTGCTAATAGCGTTTTACCACTACCTGTTGGACCTATTAATAAAATATTACTTTTACCTAGCTCTACTTCAGGCTTTTCTTGAGCATTACGTAAACGCTTATAATGGTTATATACAGCAACAGCTAGTACTTTTTTAGCATGCTCTTGACCTATTACATAGTCATCAAGATGAGCACGGATCTCATGCGGCACCGGCAATTTGTCAGCATCACGCTTAGGAGAAATATCTTTTATTTCTTCCCGTATTATGTCATTGCATAAATCAACACATTCATCACAAATATAGACTTGTGGTCCTGCGATTAACTTACGCACTTCATGCTGTGATTTACCACAGAAAGAGCAGTACAACAATTTACCACTCTTATCGCCATCAGTGCGATCAGACATCTAATTACCTCTTCACTACAATGCAGGCCACTTTAATGGCAGCTGCTGAGTTTCTGTTACTTAATACTATCTCTATTGGTTAATATGGCATCGACTAAGCCATATTCCAAGGCCTGTTGGGCACTTAAAAAATTATCGCGCTCAGTATCTTTACATACTTGCTCATATGTTTGACCAGAATGCTCGGCCATTAAGCGATTAAGCTTTTCTCTTATATATAAGATTTCACGAGCATGAATATCAAAATCTGTGGCTTGACCTTGGAAACCACCTAAAGGCTGGTGAATCATCACTCGGGCATTAGGTAAGCAATAACGTTTACCTTTAGTGCCACCAGATAATAAAAACGCCCCCATACTAGCGGCTTGACCAACGCATACTGTCGCGATATCAGGTTTAATATAGCGCATAGTATCATAAATTGATAAACCCGCTGTGACTGAACCGCCAGGCGAGTTTATATAAATATAAATATCTTTTTCTGGACTTTCAGATTCTAAAAATAATAACTGAGCCACGATCAGGTTGGCCATATGATCTTCGACTTGGCCAGTTAAAAAGATAACCCGCTCTTTTAATAATCGAGAATAAATATCATATGAACGTTCGCCTTTCGCGGTTTGCTCAACGACCATAGGGACTAAAGCACTTACTAAATCGTTCAGATGTTGTGGCATAGACATAAAATGAGATTCCCTCTAAATAACTACTAAGCAGTGCCTAAAAATAAAATGGCCCGAACTGTTGTCCGAGCCATTAAAACTGTCGTGACTCAAGAAGTCAATATTACTGAGCAGCTTGTGGATTCATAATGGCATCAAAAGCAGTTTTCTCTTCTGTTACCTTAGCTTTAGCTAAAATAAGCTCAACGGCTTGCTCTTCTAATGCTACATTACGCATGCTCTGCAATAATTCTTTGTTGCTATTATAATACTGAACGACTTCTTCTGGATCTTCATAAGCAGAAGCAACAGATTCAATTAATTGCTTAACTTTATCTTCGTCAACTTTCAGTTCATTCGTTTTAATGATTTCGCCTAATAATAGACCTACTTTTACCCGGTCTTTTGCTTGCTCTTCAAATAATGAAGCTGGTAACTCAGGTAAGTTTTTAGCATCAACATTATTGCCAAAACGTTGCATAGCTTGTTTACGTAACACTTCAACTTCGCCTGCAACTAAAGCTGTTGGTATCTCTAATTCATTATGCTGTAATAAACCTTTGATAACTTGCTCTTTTACTTTAGCTTTAATGTTTTGCTCTAATTCACGGTTCATGTTTTTACGCACTTCTACTTTAAGTGCGTCAACTGAAGCTATTTCTAAACCAAATAAACCAGCAAACTCGTCATTTAACTCAGGTAAAACTTGTTGCTCTACTTTATTAATAGTAATAGCAAAACTTGCAGCTTTACCTTTTAAGTTTTCAGCATGGTAATCTTCAGGGAAATTAACTTCTACTGTAACTTCTTCACCGGCTTTTTTACCAATGATACCGTCTTCAAAACCTGGGATCATCCGATTTTGACCAAGCTCTAATTCAAATTTACTGGCTTTGCCGCCTTCAAACTCTTCGCCATCGATTGAACCGACAAAGTCAATTTCAACCCGATCACCAGCAGCTGCAGCATCAGACTTTTCGCCCCAAGTTGCATGTTGCTTACGCAAAGTATCCAACATCTTATTCATGTCGTCTTCAGTAATTTCAACTACTGGTTTAGACACTTCAATTTTGTCTAGGTTTTGTACTTCAACATCAGGATAGATTTCAAATGTTGCTGTAAAATCTAAATTTTGACCTTGGCTTAATTCACCAGGAGTAAAAGTTGGCGTACCTGCTGGGTTTAGTTTGTTTTCAATAATTGCTTCATAGAAATGACGTTGCATTTGCTCTGACGCAACTTCTTGCAATACCGACTGGCCAAAACGCTTTTGGATCAGTGAAACCGGTGCCTTACCGGGACGGAAGCCATCGATTCTTTGGCGTTTAGCCAAATCACGTAGGCGACTTTTAACTTCGTTATCAATTTTCTCGGCAGGCACGGTAATGGTTAAACGGCGCTCTAAACCTTGAGTGGTTTCAACTGAAACTTGCATCTTGTTTCCTCAAATTCAATATAGGGCGTTTACGCTACGCCGTAGTAATGTGATCTAGCTTCGTTTATTAACGTTTTACTAGTCTGTTATAAAAAAGGACGCGGCATTATAGCGACCTAATGAGCCGAGGTCGAGTCCCAAACTTATGCCAATTTATAACAAAATAGAATTTAAAAACGCAGCTTAGGCTTGAGTTAACCTTGCTGCGTTTAAAATTATTTAATATGGCTACTTTAACTACGGGTCTGACCGTTACCTGTAACCACATATTTTTCGGCAGTTAACGCCTCTAATCCCATAGGACCATAAGCATGCAACTTGCTGGTAGAGATGCCAATTTCAGCACCTAACCCTAATTCACCACCATCAGAAAATCGTGATGAACTATTGTGCATTACTACTGCTGAGTCAACTTGGCGAATAAAGCGCTCGGCATTGGCTTGATCTGCAGTACAGATTACTTCAGTGTGTTGGCTACCAAAACGGTCAATATGTTCCATAGCATGATCCATGTCATCGACAACACGAATAGCAATTTCCGGAGCCAAGTATTCTTGACCAAACTCATTTTCTTCAATTAACTGCGCTTGGTTAAAATAATCAATACTTTGCTTACAAGCATGAATAATCACATTATGTTCAGCTAAGGCTGCACTAGCTTTAGGTAAAAAATCAGCGGCAACGTGTTTATTTACTAATAAGGCTTCTAATGCATTACAGACACCTGGACGCTGTACTTTACCGTTTAACAGTAGCTTAAGCCCCATGTCTAAATCAGCACTTTGATCAATATATAAATGACAGACGCCTTTATAGTGCTGAATGACCGGTATCCGGCTATGTTCAGTCACAAAGCGAATTAAACCTTCACCACCGCGTGGGATCACTAAATCAATATATTCTTCTTGTTTTAATAGCCCTAACATTAAGTCGCGATCCGGATCCGGCACTATGCTAATAACTTCATCCGGCAACTTATGCTCGCGTAAGGCTTGTTGCATCGCTTTAGCTATAGCTAAGCTAGTTTGAATAGCTTCACGGCCACAGCGTAAAATAACAGCATTACCAGCTTTAAAACACAAGGCACCTGCATCGGCGGTCACATTAGGCCGCGCTTCATAAATCATGCAAATTACGCCTAAAGCAATACGGCGTTTTTCAATATTAATACCGTTAGGACGCTGCTCAATAAAACGTGTTTTACCAACAGGATCTTCCAGTGCAATAATTTGCTCAATAGCGCTTGCCATTGATTCAATGCGTTGTTCCGTTAAGGTTAAACGGTCTATCATTGCAGCACTGGTATCGTTGCTAACGGCAGTGGCAACTTCATCTTTATTCGCCGCTAAAATATCTGCTGTCGCTTCACGAAGATGATTCGCCATGCTTTGTAATACAAAATTCTTTTCTTCAGTGGTTAAATTAGCAACTGCTTTAGCTGCTTTTGCCGCTTTAGCAGCAATCATTGCTGCAACATCGGTACTCATACTCTCTCCAATAACATCATTTCGCTGCGGTGAATTACGGCATCACTTCCAGTAGGACAATAACCAATGCAAGACTCTATATCTCTACTTTGCTGTCCCTTAATCGAAAACAACTCACTCGCACTAAACCGAGTAACACCTTTAGCAATTTTTCGTTTACCATCAGCACAACGAATTAAAACTGCATCACCTGATTCAAATTCACCAGTAATATCAACAATACCACTACAAAGTAACGAGGCACCATGAGAGCGCAAGGCTTCAATACAACCATCGTCGACCCATATTTCGCCTTTAGAGCGTAAAGTATGTCGCACCCAGTGTTTTTTCGCTGACATCGGTACTTCTTGACCAAAGAAGATAGTGCCAGGGTTTTGCCCTGCCAATAGCTCAGAAAAACTATCTGCTTTATGGCCATCAATAATTAAGGTATCAATACCGTGTGCAGCCGCTTTTTCAGCCGCTTCAATTTTAGTGCGCATCCCACCGGTACCAACACTAGAAGTAGCGCCACCGGCTAATGCATAAATTTCTGGGGTAATAAGATCAACTTCAGTAATTAAGGTAGCGGTTGGGTCTTTATTTGGATCTGCTGTATATAAACCATCTACATCTGAGCAAATGATCAAGGCATCAGCATTGGATACTGTTGCTACCATAGCAGCTAAATTATCATTATCGCCGACTTTAATTTCTTCTGTCGCAATAGTGTCGTTTTCATTCACTATAGGCAAGACATCATGGTCTAATAACCGTTGTAAGGTGTTTTTTATATTGACATGGCGAACCCGATCACTCAAATCACCGTGGGTCAATAACACTTGCGCACAAGGAAAATCAAAACAGCGACTCCAAAAGTTCATTAATTCACTTTGGCCAACTGCTGCCATTGCTCGCTTTAATACTAGCGGCACACGTTGATGCTGAAAATTAAAATGATGACGTCCCGCGGCAACACTGCCAGACGAAACAAGAATGACTTCAACATCTTGAAGTCGACATTGCCGAATAAACTCAGCAATTGGACGTAAAAACTGCTCACTACAGCCCTGGTTTTCTGGCGCGATTAAAGCACTGCCAACTTTAAGCACTACTCGACGCCAGGATGGGTTAATCATAACTCCTCCATTGGTTGTTCCGAACGAATAATAACAAAATTGGTAACCAAGCACCACTGCAGACAAAGCAACTAACTATTAACAAAAACCCTTTCAGACACTATATAATTAAAAATCAATGAGTTAGACAAATTAAAAATAAAACTTATACTCACTATAGATTTTATGAATAGTAAGTTTATGTAATAAAATTACAGTTTAATTAAGCGAATTCTTTTATGCTATGAAAATAGCATTACTTGTTGCTGGCCAGATAACAGCACAGTTTTTTCAAACTGCA
This window harbors:
- a CDS encoding oligopeptide/dipeptide ABC transporter ATP-binding protein, which produces MLLLDIKNLTIELNTPDGLIRAVDKVNFSLREGETRGLVGESGSGKSLIAKAIVGVLNQRWQVTADRFHWAGQDLLRMSSAQQRKIIGRDVAMIYQEPSLSLDPTDVIIDQLEEAIPNHQLEGPWWRRRYQRRRKAIALLHKVGISDHKAIIHSYPYQLSEGICQKVTIAMAIAKSPKLLIADEPTTALESATQAQLFRLLASINQLKGTAILLISHELESIARYTQSLSVLYCGQLVEAGETATIIKQPMHPYTHALIKSAPEFQPELTAKSPLYALPGSIPLLQNLPIGCRLGPRCPNARKECVKTPKLERLHNHYYSCHFPLIKKETL
- a CDS encoding ATP-binding cassette domain-containing protein; translated protein: MTALLEVRNLSKTYHNSKGLFGRQAVHALTDINFILDAGKTLAIVGQTGSGKSTLAKLLVGIEKPDTGDIVLAGEKVKINNFRQYNHVIRFIFQDAERSLNPHQKIGQMLDDVLRFSTILNLEQRQKRIQETLKQLGLLDDHADFYPHMFSGGQIQRVALARALILNPKLLVLDEALTALDPSLRAQIVNLLLELQQTTGLAYLLITNHLRLIKHIADDLLVLEQGKVVDYADTMTVFNQPQSDYSKKLINSTQA
- a CDS encoding SurA N-terminal domain-containing protein, which encodes MLEKIREGSQGIFAKTILGLVILTFALAGVGSYLSSPAEVNVATVNGDKISKAEFDQAFQNERTRLQQQFGEMYATLAADPAYMNNFRSEVLERLIDERLQQQFATKLGLRVSDEQIRDAIRDMVEFQIDGQFNNDRYIALLRQSGYQPEQFRELMREQMSRNQLLIGVLGSDFATVNDMQQLMKLQQQSRDVEYARIAAANFAADVNLTQQMLEDYYTTHIAQYQTEQKVAVEYVELSAETLAKNITITEQQIQQFYNDNKALYSSKERRKVAHIMLESEEADAEVEAKAKQLLAQLQAGADFAKLAQTESADTFSAENGGELDWLALGDMDEDFETAAFALTAEEQLSPVVKTAYGYHIIKLIKLEAAQQQDLAEVSAEIAQRLQEDQAATEFYDAKQRLAEVSFEVYDSLEDAALAIDAKVVATPLFSRTNASAPLNAPVVMAKIFDADFIADKINSDVIELDKQHVIVVRVKQSEPARTQGLDEVKASVEAAVKAEQAASLAKAKGQELLANFKQSTDAEVSFAQFIAASNLTLEQAMGTPRFGGTLDGQIRAKAFAMAKPIDSQPAVDMVELANGDVALVSVVAVKDADITVVPNAEQLERLAEQNAQQSYAAVLASLRAQAEITRNLRATQTNDSSM
- the hupB gene encoding nucleoid-associated protein HU-beta yields the protein MNKSQLIDKIAAGADISKASAGRALDSFIDAVTEALKEGDSVALVGFGTYSVRDRAARTGRNPQTGATIEIAAAKIPAFKPGKALKDAVN
- the lon gene encoding endopeptidase La encodes the protein MTVEQAERLHMPVLALRDVVVYPHMVIPLFVGRAKSIKCLDAAMDNDKQIFLVAQKDATLDDPSVEDLYEIGTVATILQLLKLPDGTVKVLVEGSRRARIADFTETDDTFAANIDVIVTAEPEEREQEVFLRSAINQFEGYIKLNKKIPPEVLTALSGIEDLARLADTMAAHMPLKVEDKQKVLELLDVTARLEFLMAMMESEIDILQVERRIRSRVKKQMEKSQREYYLNEQMKAIQRELGDLEDSPDEFEALAKKIADVKMPAEAADKAKAELQKLKMMSPMSAEATVVRSYIEWLTNVPWKNRSKVKKDLAAAEKILNADHYGLEKVKERIVEYLAVQQRVNKLKGPILCLVGPPGVGKTSLGQSVAKATGRKYVRMALGGVRDEAEIRGHRRTYIGSMPGKIIQKMAKVGVRNPLFLLDEIDKMASNFRGDPASALLEVLDPEQNTSFSDHYLEVDYDLSDVMFFATSNSLNIPAALLDRMEVIRLAGYTEDEKLNIAKQHLISKQISRNGLKESEIVIEDSAIIGIIRYYTREAGVRNLEREISKLCRKAVKEILLNKKIKQVVINNDNLEEYLGVQRFDYGKAEDSNRIGQVTGLAWTEVGGDLLTIEAASVMGKGKLTFTGSLGDVMKESIQAAMTVVRSRAEGLRINEDFYEKRDIHVHVPEGATPKDGPSAGIGMVTALVSSLTGNPVRADVAMTGEITLRGEVLAIGGLKEKLLAAHRGGIKRVLIPHDNVRDLKDIPANVKADIEICPVKWIDEVLELALQEPTARVSVEKPLKKAAKAKKTEKNPV